One stretch of Streptomyces agglomeratus DNA includes these proteins:
- the mshC gene encoding cysteine--1-D-myo-inosityl 2-amino-2-deoxy-alpha-D-glucopyranoside ligase: MHAWPASEVPALPGKGRDLQIHDTATGRLITLDPGPVARIYVCGITPYDATHIGHAATYNAFDLVQRVWLDTKRQVHYVQNVTDVDDPLLERANRDGHDWTELAERETALFREDMTALRMLPPQHYIGAVEAIPGIVPLIERLRDAGAAYDLEGDVYFSVEADPHFGEVSGLDADAMRLLSAERGGDPERPGKKNPLDPMLWMAAREGEPSWDGASLGRGRPGWHIECVAIALDHLGMGFDVQGGGSDLAFPHHEMGASHAQALTGEYPFAKTYVHAGMVALDGEKMSKSKGNLVFVSKLRRDGVDPAAIRLTLLAHHYRADWEWTDQVLEDALERLGRWRAAVSRPDGPSADALVEEIREALSNDLDTPAAIAAVDRWAARQASEGGTDEGAPGVVSRAVDALLGVAL; this comes from the coding sequence ATGCATGCCTGGCCCGCTTCTGAGGTCCCCGCCCTGCCCGGCAAGGGCCGCGACCTCCAGATCCACGACACCGCGACCGGTCGGTTGATCACCCTCGACCCCGGTCCCGTCGCCCGTATCTACGTCTGCGGAATCACGCCGTACGACGCGACCCACATCGGTCACGCGGCGACCTACAACGCGTTCGACCTCGTGCAGCGCGTGTGGCTCGACACCAAGCGGCAGGTTCACTACGTCCAGAACGTCACGGACGTGGACGATCCGCTGCTCGAGCGGGCGAACCGCGACGGACACGACTGGACCGAACTCGCGGAGCGCGAAACCGCGCTCTTCCGCGAGGACATGACCGCCCTGCGGATGCTTCCGCCGCAGCACTACATCGGGGCCGTCGAAGCGATACCCGGCATCGTGCCGCTCATCGAGCGGCTGCGGGACGCGGGCGCGGCGTACGACCTCGAAGGGGACGTGTACTTCTCCGTCGAGGCCGACCCGCACTTCGGCGAGGTCTCCGGGCTCGACGCCGACGCGATGCGGCTGCTGTCCGCCGAGCGCGGCGGCGACCCCGAGCGCCCCGGCAAGAAGAACCCGCTCGACCCGATGCTCTGGATGGCCGCCCGTGAGGGCGAGCCGAGCTGGGACGGCGCCTCGCTGGGCCGCGGCAGGCCCGGCTGGCACATCGAGTGCGTCGCGATCGCCCTGGACCACCTGGGGATGGGCTTCGACGTGCAGGGCGGCGGATCCGACCTCGCCTTCCCGCACCACGAGATGGGCGCCTCCCACGCCCAGGCGCTGACCGGTGAGTACCCGTTCGCCAAGACATACGTGCACGCCGGAATGGTCGCTCTGGACGGCGAGAAGATGTCGAAGTCCAAAGGCAACCTGGTCTTCGTGTCGAAGCTGCGCCGCGACGGCGTGGACCCGGCGGCCATCCGCCTCACGCTGCTCGCGCACCACTACCGGGCCGACTGGGAGTGGACGGACCAGGTGCTCGAAGACGCCCTGGAGCGGCTCGGGCGCTGGCGCGCGGCCGTGTCCCGTCCCGACGGGCCGTCCGCCGACGCCCTGGTCGAGGAGATCCGCGAGGCGCTCTCCAACGACCTCGACACGCCGGCCGCCATCGCCGCCGTGGACCGCTGGGCCGCCCGTCAGGCGTCCGAGGGCGGTACGGACGAAGGCGCGCCCGGTGTCGTCTCGCGTGCGGTCGACGCGCTGCTCGGCGTGGCCCTGTAA